The following are encoded together in the Nocardioides thalensis genome:
- a CDS encoding helix-turn-helix domain-containing protein codes for MFCKFCVRSDLFAIRSRAVSQVDTRHGEILRTIDPVVLGSRVRAARVARGWRQSELAEGLLSVAYLSRIETGARRPTFNVLVAIAERLGLTAEEMLYGASADDLAEINLGLSYAELALENGEPLDAEHQARQYLNRAHDASLSDLAERGRFLVARAMEAQGQLDEAITEYESVLEQATGVAAIRCGIALVRCYRNAGDVGLAIELGDRLQPRVVAEGLEQTDEAVQLAMTVASAYGQRGDLSRAARICTEAIKVAERAASPVARSSAYWNASVISSERGDTQSAVALASRALALLGEGEDTRNLARLRLHLGRMQLELEGDDLSETLAQIKRGSEELKGTSASRWEVLQGELVLARALLVDGRPTEALAIAVEARGADSAEASFEDAEACIIEGEANEALGRRDEAVAAYHRAAETLTSLGEADRWIAQAWYELAELFDGVGEFKASHAALRAAATASGLKMRRRAGAASPVTTSA; via the coding sequence ATGTTCTGCAAATTTTGCGTTCGTTCCGACCTATTTGCCATACGCTCACGCGCGGTGAGTCAAGTCGACACGCGGCATGGGGAAATTCTGAGGACGATCGACCCGGTCGTCCTCGGTTCCCGGGTGCGCGCCGCACGGGTCGCCCGCGGCTGGCGCCAGTCGGAGCTCGCCGAGGGCCTGCTCTCCGTGGCCTACCTGTCCCGGATCGAGACCGGCGCGCGCCGGCCCACCTTCAACGTGCTGGTCGCCATCGCCGAGCGCCTCGGGCTCACCGCCGAGGAGATGCTGTACGGCGCGTCCGCCGACGACCTCGCGGAGATCAACCTGGGGCTCAGCTATGCCGAGCTGGCGCTGGAGAACGGCGAGCCGCTCGACGCCGAGCACCAGGCGCGGCAGTACCTCAATCGGGCCCACGACGCCTCGCTGTCCGACTTGGCCGAGCGGGGCCGGTTCCTGGTCGCGCGCGCGATGGAGGCCCAGGGGCAGCTCGACGAGGCGATCACGGAGTACGAGTCCGTCCTCGAGCAGGCCACGGGCGTCGCAGCGATCCGCTGTGGCATCGCGCTGGTCCGCTGCTACCGGAACGCGGGGGACGTGGGCTTGGCCATCGAGCTCGGCGACCGCCTGCAGCCTCGTGTCGTCGCCGAGGGACTTGAGCAGACCGACGAGGCGGTCCAGCTCGCGATGACAGTTGCGTCGGCATACGGGCAGCGCGGGGACCTCAGCCGCGCCGCGCGCATCTGCACGGAGGCGATCAAGGTGGCCGAGCGGGCGGCGTCCCCGGTCGCGCGAAGCTCGGCCTATTGGAACGCGAGCGTCATCTCGTCCGAACGAGGAGACACCCAATCGGCCGTTGCCCTCGCGAGCCGTGCTCTGGCGCTCCTGGGCGAGGGCGAGGACACACGGAACCTCGCCCGCCTTCGGCTGCACCTCGGGCGGATGCAGCTCGAGCTCGAGGGGGATGACCTCTCCGAGACGCTCGCACAGATCAAGCGCGGCAGCGAAGAGCTGAAGGGGACAAGCGCCAGCAGGTGGGAGGTCCTCCAGGGAGAACTGGTGCTGGCCCGCGCACTCCTCGTCGACGGTCGGCCGACCGAGGCGCTCGCGATCGCGGTCGAGGCGCGCGGCGCCGACTCAGCTGAGGCGTCCTTCGAAGATGCCGAAGCCTGCATCATCGAGGGGGAGGCCAACGAGGCGTTGGGCAGGCGTGATGAAGCAGTCGCCGCCTACCATCGCGCCGCGGAGACTCTGACGAGCCTGGGCGAAGCCGACCGGTGGATCGCGCAGGCCTGGTACGAGTTGGCCGAGCTCTTCGATGGAGTCGGCGAGTTCAAGGCGTCGCACGCCGCCCTCCGTGCCGCAGCGACGGCGAGCGGGTTGAAGATGCGCCGTCGTGCCGGGGCCGCGAGCCCCGTCACGACGTCCGCTTGA
- a CDS encoding RNA polymerase sigma factor — translation MTSLSERPTRHLQLHTEPAPRTAARSPQPAGLVSDADLLRRCRRRDADAWNTLVGRYERLVYTVALRNGLSAEDAADVTQSTFVALVDSLDRIRDEEKLPSWLMTVARRQAWRTRNLSRRTTSLDNDNTVEGTIDPLADWATVTTLHDALATLGGTCRELLLALYFEPDEPSYAEIAARFGRSIGGIGPLRGRCLDKLRVLLEDES, via the coding sequence ATGACCTCTCTCAGCGAGCGCCCGACTCGCCACCTGCAGCTCCATACCGAACCCGCCCCGCGAACCGCGGCGCGGTCGCCCCAGCCCGCCGGGCTGGTCTCCGACGCCGACCTGCTGCGGCGCTGCCGCCGCCGCGACGCGGACGCGTGGAACACCCTCGTCGGCCGCTACGAGCGGCTCGTCTACACCGTCGCCCTGCGCAACGGCCTCAGCGCCGAGGACGCCGCCGACGTCACCCAGAGCACCTTCGTCGCCCTCGTCGACTCCCTCGACCGGATCCGCGACGAGGAGAAGCTCCCGTCGTGGCTGATGACCGTCGCCCGCCGCCAGGCGTGGCGCACGCGCAACCTCAGCCGGCGCACGACCAGCCTCGACAACGACAACACCGTCGAGGGCACGATCGACCCGCTCGCCGACTGGGCGACGGTCACTACCCTCCACGACGCCCTCGCGACCCTGGGCGGCACCTGTCGCGAGCTCCTGCTCGCGCTCTACTTCGAGCCCGACGAGCCGAGCTACGCCGAGATCGCCGCGCGTTTCGGCCGCTCGATCGGCGGCATCGGCCCGCTCCGCGGCCGGTGCCTCGACAAGCTGCGGGTCCTGCTCGAGGACGAGTCATGA
- a CDS encoding CHAT domain-containing protein — protein sequence MTADTDVDTLIEDAAAWMRRDTDRSAELLDRADSVLDGQRDLGRAAKVSEIRGAIALRRGELGVAATAYRLARRNWLAMGRRLEALGAALAGAKVQLLLGEFEAGEAAVVRVQAQLRHEPHQDRRVAQLQADVHRQLGDALAGRGRIAEANRHYDTAGNLFAALGDVSGMAGVARHRGLAALDAGLTHNALLALADARAKLLSVGEERPAAIAALIMAEGLATSGQAARALEVVDCVEPELAHSAWAAGLTALVRANALLRLGSPAESHAAAREAEQVFTGLGAIEYSARAALACARALLRWGRLDAAASDLSVAERLFLECGSTLMLARTWLVRAELAVAAGDPDTARAACRRVLDVPVDDTAPSLGVHARLVAARAGEPDEARALLDDAADLAARSGLPELRVDVLLAVARLQRRLGQLDEAIESLRRALAEERVWQAGMDGQAHGSPSAIVAETTDELIGLLLERNDHAGRVEAWQRARRAKSRPAGPAAVRTGAGHPAPHGDRLARLLDDVGRNAWATWEPAPEQPLPEVPWETLIDYYVSGDDILVFVLRDGMIDARALPDAAPETSRLVRAWQQECRLMAAGVGATGAAMASSPSLEGLYDVLVAPVADLLSDLEEDLGFLGHRHLHAIPFDALLDAGAPWGDRLARRTTPVHRETQQGGGADLATLVLAVPDDNAPLITAEAEMIFRALPRAEILIGAEATSSELALRARAADVVHLACHGVFRLENPLASALRLGDGWLEARDIIGGSIDLGGAVVVLSACGSGLSPDYASAPVGLAPACLEAGASGVVAALWVVDDAVTLELMTSFYRALAQGDTAESALRQARRHVARRHPHPYYWAAFRYIGASTAAS from the coding sequence ATGACCGCCGACACCGACGTCGACACCCTGATCGAGGACGCGGCGGCCTGGATGCGCCGCGACACCGACCGCTCCGCCGAGCTGCTCGACCGGGCGGACTCGGTGCTCGACGGGCAGCGCGACCTGGGCCGCGCTGCGAAGGTCAGCGAGATACGCGGTGCCATCGCGCTCCGTCGCGGCGAGCTCGGCGTCGCGGCCACGGCGTACCGGCTGGCACGCCGCAACTGGCTGGCGATGGGCCGGCGGCTCGAGGCCCTCGGCGCGGCGCTCGCGGGCGCCAAGGTGCAGCTGCTCCTCGGCGAGTTCGAGGCGGGGGAGGCCGCCGTCGTCCGGGTTCAGGCGCAGCTGCGCCACGAGCCCCACCAGGACCGGCGCGTCGCCCAGCTCCAGGCCGATGTGCACCGCCAGCTCGGTGACGCGCTCGCCGGGCGCGGGCGGATCGCGGAGGCGAACCGGCACTACGACACCGCCGGCAACCTCTTCGCGGCGCTGGGCGACGTCTCGGGGATGGCCGGTGTGGCCCGTCATCGCGGGCTGGCCGCCCTGGACGCCGGCCTGACGCACAACGCGCTGCTCGCGCTCGCCGATGCCCGCGCGAAGCTCCTGTCGGTGGGGGAGGAACGGCCGGCCGCGATCGCCGCGTTGATCATGGCGGAGGGGCTGGCGACGTCGGGCCAGGCGGCGCGCGCCCTCGAGGTGGTCGACTGCGTCGAGCCCGAGCTCGCCCACAGCGCGTGGGCCGCGGGGCTCACCGCGCTGGTCCGCGCCAACGCGCTGCTCCGCCTCGGCTCGCCCGCGGAGTCGCACGCGGCGGCGCGCGAGGCCGAGCAGGTGTTCACCGGGCTCGGCGCCATCGAGTACTCCGCGCGAGCTGCGCTCGCCTGTGCCCGCGCCCTCCTGCGCTGGGGGAGGCTCGACGCGGCGGCGAGCGACCTGAGCGTGGCCGAACGCCTGTTCCTCGAGTGCGGGAGCACCCTGATGCTCGCCCGGACCTGGCTTGTCAGAGCGGAGCTCGCGGTGGCGGCGGGGGACCCGGACACCGCCCGTGCCGCGTGTCGCCGGGTGCTCGACGTGCCTGTCGACGACACCGCGCCGTCCCTCGGCGTCCACGCCCGGCTGGTCGCAGCGCGGGCAGGTGAGCCCGACGAGGCCAGGGCGCTGCTCGACGACGCCGCCGACCTCGCCGCCCGCAGTGGACTGCCGGAGCTGCGGGTCGACGTGCTGCTCGCCGTCGCCCGGCTCCAGCGGCGGCTGGGCCAGCTCGACGAGGCGATCGAGTCGCTCCGACGTGCGCTCGCGGAGGAGCGGGTGTGGCAGGCCGGCATGGACGGCCAGGCGCACGGCTCCCCGTCGGCGATCGTCGCCGAGACCACCGACGAGCTGATCGGGCTCCTCCTGGAGCGCAACGACCACGCCGGCCGGGTCGAGGCGTGGCAGCGCGCCCGCCGCGCCAAGTCCCGCCCGGCCGGACCGGCCGCCGTGCGCACCGGCGCCGGGCATCCGGCGCCCCACGGCGATCGCCTCGCGCGTCTCCTCGACGACGTCGGGCGGAACGCCTGGGCGACGTGGGAGCCGGCGCCGGAGCAGCCCTTGCCCGAGGTGCCGTGGGAGACGCTGATCGACTACTACGTGAGCGGCGACGACATCCTCGTGTTCGTCCTCCGCGACGGCATGATCGACGCCCGCGCGCTGCCGGACGCGGCGCCCGAGACCTCGCGGCTGGTCCGCGCCTGGCAGCAGGAGTGCCGCCTGATGGCGGCCGGAGTCGGCGCGACGGGAGCGGCGATGGCCTCCTCGCCGTCGCTCGAGGGTCTGTACGACGTGCTGGTCGCACCGGTCGCAGACCTGCTCTCCGACCTCGAGGAGGACCTGGGGTTCCTGGGCCATCGCCACCTGCACGCGATCCCGTTCGACGCGCTGCTCGACGCGGGCGCGCCCTGGGGCGACCGGCTCGCCCGCCGGACCACGCCCGTGCACCGCGAGACCCAGCAAGGCGGAGGTGCCGACCTGGCCACCCTCGTCCTGGCGGTCCCGGACGACAACGCACCGCTGATCACGGCGGAGGCCGAGATGATCTTCCGCGCGCTGCCGCGGGCGGAGATCCTCATCGGCGCCGAGGCGACCAGCTCCGAGCTCGCCCTGCGGGCACGTGCCGCGGACGTCGTGCACCTCGCCTGCCACGGGGTGTTCCGCCTCGAGAACCCACTGGCCTCCGCGCTCCGGCTCGGGGACGGCTGGCTGGAGGCCCGGGACATCATCGGTGGCTCGATCGACCTCGGCGGCGCGGTCGTCGTGCTCAGCGCCTGCGGGTCCGGCCTGTCGCCCGACTACGCCTCGGCACCTGTCGGGCTCGCCCCGGCGTGCCTCGAAGCCGGCGCCAGTGGCGTCGTCGCGGCGCTGTGGGTGGTGGACGACGCGGTGACCCTCGAGCTGATGACGTCCTTCTACCGCGCGCTCGCCCAGGGGGACACGGCCGAGTCGGCCCTCCGTCAGGCGCGCCGCCACGTCGCGAGGCGCCATCCGCATCCCTACTACTGGGCCGCGTTCCGCTACATCGGGGCGAGCACGGCGGCCAGCTGA
- a CDS encoding GTPase, whose translation MSTVPVARPRRSGARSLARDLSSSVVRLHAAFEAAALPLDLSSISTVREERGRVIAQVDDYVLPRLAGLDGPALVVVGGPTGAGKSTLVNSLTGQRVTTPGLLRPTTRSPVLAHHPADREWFGPDRVLPSLDRVDRPTTSRDALQLVETTAVPRGVALLDAPDFDSIDDANRELATKLLAAADLLLFVTSAARYSDQVPWLQLSLALERQTTVAVVMNRVPADDMATVSSHLATMLRATAVPADQMFFVEEGVVDGQGILPAHHLTGLRRWLDALAADSAARSAAVRHSVRGAIRRAVAAAPSVAEAATLQVQAVSELLAVADRVYAGTADALRGALADGTLVRGDLVAQWLDLVGDLDPATAPDLVTDLRRRLPGRDADRAARVDRLGVALDIALETLLVDHAAQAAEAASTELKATAHGSALLDWSTDDLTRPGRGLASQARKVIRAWRQRFAARVALELGTDPAADVERDMLAIALVLRAASARDGHRPDEPDDVTTLVDAARDGLVRALTALLAEDRDRYLQPVLEWNLAPDAPARLRAAADDAARTLAQHERQGA comes from the coding sequence GTGAGCACGGTGCCGGTGGCCCGACCCCGCCGCTCCGGCGCGCGGTCGCTCGCGCGCGACCTCTCGTCCTCGGTCGTCAGGCTGCATGCCGCCTTCGAGGCGGCGGCGCTCCCGCTCGACCTGTCGTCCATCAGCACCGTCCGCGAGGAGCGCGGCCGGGTGATCGCGCAGGTCGACGACTACGTGCTCCCACGTCTCGCCGGGCTCGACGGCCCGGCGCTCGTCGTCGTCGGTGGTCCCACCGGCGCCGGCAAGTCCACGCTCGTCAACAGCCTGACGGGCCAGCGGGTCACGACCCCGGGTCTCCTCCGGCCGACGACCCGCTCACCGGTGCTGGCGCACCACCCCGCGGACCGCGAGTGGTTCGGGCCCGACCGGGTGCTTCCCTCCCTCGACCGGGTCGACCGGCCCACGACGTCCCGGGACGCGCTCCAGCTCGTCGAGACGACCGCAGTGCCGCGCGGTGTCGCGCTGCTCGACGCCCCCGACTTCGACTCCATCGACGACGCCAACCGCGAGCTGGCGACGAAGCTCCTCGCAGCCGCGGACCTGCTGCTGTTCGTGACCTCGGCTGCGCGCTACTCCGACCAGGTGCCGTGGCTTCAGCTCTCGCTGGCGCTCGAGCGGCAGACCACCGTCGCCGTCGTCATGAACCGCGTGCCCGCGGACGACATGGCGACGGTGTCCTCCCACCTCGCCACGATGCTGCGCGCGACCGCCGTACCGGCCGACCAGATGTTCTTCGTCGAGGAGGGTGTCGTCGACGGACAGGGCATCCTGCCCGCGCACCACCTCACCGGTCTGCGGCGCTGGCTCGACGCTCTCGCTGCCGACAGCGCCGCCCGCTCGGCTGCTGTCCGCCACAGCGTCCGGGGCGCGATCCGGCGCGCGGTCGCCGCCGCGCCGTCCGTCGCGGAGGCGGCGACCCTCCAGGTGCAGGCGGTGAGCGAGCTGCTCGCCGTCGCCGACCGGGTCTACGCCGGCACTGCCGACGCGCTGCGTGGCGCGCTGGCTGACGGCACCTTGGTCCGCGGTGACCTGGTCGCACAGTGGCTCGACCTCGTCGGCGACCTCGACCCGGCGACGGCGCCGGACCTGGTGACCGACCTACGTCGCCGGCTCCCCGGCAGGGACGCGGACCGAGCGGCCCGGGTCGACCGGCTGGGGGTCGCCCTCGACATCGCCCTCGAGACGCTGCTCGTCGACCACGCCGCCCAGGCCGCCGAGGCGGCCAGCACCGAGCTGAAGGCGACCGCCCACGGCAGCGCCCTGCTCGACTGGAGCACCGACGACCTGACCCGCCCCGGACGCGGCCTCGCCTCGCAGGCGCGCAAGGTCATCCGCGCATGGCGCCAGCGGTTCGCCGCCCGCGTCGCGCTCGAGCTCGGCACCGACCCGGCGGCGGACGTCGAGCGGGACATGCTCGCCATCGCGCTGGTGCTGCGCGCCGCGTCCGCCCGCGACGGCCACCGGCCCGACGAGCCGGACGACGTCACGACCCTCGTCGACGCGGCCCGCGACGGCCTCGTACGCGCACTGACCGCGCTGCTTGCAGAGGACCGCGACCGGTACCTCCAGCCGGTGCTCGAGTGGAACCTCGCGCCGGACGCACCCGCGCGGTTGCGCGCCGCCGCGGACGACGCCGCCCGGACGCTCGCCCAGCACGAGAGGCAAGGAGCCTGA
- a CDS encoding GTPase — MNGRGLGSSLAVPPRLVTRGSSLQPRLDGLEAAVAASRGRLDDDLLDSVEASVARSTGRLRLSSEHTVVAIAGSTGSGKSTLFNALAGAKLSASGAQRPTTSKAKALVWSDDDLGEMLEWLGVPSSEQHTRATLTSGQSRTRLPEGLVLLDLPDHDSIEVAHHEEAQRIIELADLLIWVVDPQKYADAAIHERFLQPLAGHRAVTMVVLNHIDKVPEERRAGMVRDLRKLLVADGIRDPRIIATSARHGTGLKELRTALRRRVEEKQNSALRVEADIRAAAARLEQAAGDAPVAVPDVWVSDLERQVAAAAGVTGLVASLRRATRAEALGRTTLAGFRGAEPAAAPPRRVGPVDRPAVDTAVRNLVDNVCRDLTPAWKDPIRAVASVGQKSADDRLDSELAAVRFQDRLPGWLPLVGVLRLVVTLAAVAALLLATTSFVRGAATTVPLIVLGALALAWTAVGRGSAIVADRVAERHARAAEDACHRVIARVVRGQMVAAVASELAPYARFHRGIAAAKR; from the coding sequence ATGAACGGTCGTGGACTCGGTTCCTCGCTGGCCGTGCCGCCGCGGTTGGTGACGCGGGGGAGCAGCCTCCAACCGAGGCTGGACGGTCTGGAGGCCGCCGTCGCCGCGTCGCGCGGTCGGCTCGACGACGACCTCCTCGACTCCGTCGAGGCGTCGGTCGCCCGGTCCACCGGGCGGCTCCGGCTGTCCTCGGAGCACACGGTCGTCGCCATCGCCGGCTCGACCGGATCGGGCAAGTCCACGCTGTTCAACGCCCTGGCCGGCGCGAAGCTGTCGGCGTCCGGGGCACAACGACCCACGACGTCGAAGGCGAAGGCCCTCGTCTGGAGCGACGACGACCTCGGCGAGATGCTCGAGTGGCTCGGAGTTCCTTCCAGCGAGCAGCACACCCGCGCGACGCTGACCTCCGGCCAGTCCCGCACCCGCCTGCCCGAGGGGCTCGTCCTCCTCGACCTGCCCGACCACGACTCGATCGAGGTCGCGCACCACGAGGAGGCACAGCGGATCATCGAGCTGGCCGACCTCCTGATCTGGGTCGTCGACCCGCAGAAGTACGCCGACGCCGCGATCCACGAGCGCTTCCTCCAGCCGCTCGCCGGTCACCGCGCGGTCACCATGGTCGTCCTCAACCATATCGACAAGGTCCCCGAGGAGCGCCGCGCCGGCATGGTCCGCGACCTCCGGAAGCTGCTCGTCGCCGACGGCATCCGCGACCCGCGGATCATCGCGACGAGCGCGCGCCACGGCACCGGCCTCAAGGAGCTGCGCACCGCGCTCCGCCGCCGGGTCGAGGAGAAGCAGAACTCGGCCCTCCGGGTCGAGGCCGACATCCGGGCTGCGGCGGCGCGGCTCGAGCAGGCGGCCGGCGACGCGCCGGTGGCGGTGCCCGACGTGTGGGTCTCCGACCTCGAGCGCCAGGTCGCAGCCGCGGCCGGCGTGACCGGACTGGTCGCCTCGCTGCGTCGTGCGACCAGGGCCGAGGCGCTCGGCCGTACGACACTCGCCGGCTTCCGCGGTGCGGAGCCGGCCGCGGCGCCGCCGCGCCGCGTGGGCCCCGTCGACCGACCTGCCGTCGACACCGCCGTGCGCAACCTCGTCGACAACGTGTGCCGGGACCTCACCCCGGCCTGGAAAGACCCCATCCGGGCAGTCGCGTCCGTGGGCCAGAAATCAGCAGACGACCGTCTCGACAGCGAGCTGGCGGCCGTCCGATTTCAGGACCGGCTGCCCGGATGGCTCCCGCTCGTCGGCGTGCTCCGGCTCGTCGTCACGCTGGCCGCGGTCGCGGCGCTGCTGCTCGCCACGACGTCGTTCGTCCGTGGCGCCGCGACAACCGTGCCGCTGATCGTCCTCGGGGCCCTCGCCCTCGCCTGGACCGCCGTCGGCCGCGGCAGCGCGATCGTCGCCGACCGGGTCGCCGAGCGCCACGCACGCGCTGCGGAGGACGCGTGCCACCGGGTGATCGCCCGGGTGGTACGCGGACAGATGGTCGCCGCGGTCGCTTCCGAGCTGGCGCCGTATGCCCGGTTCCATCGCGGAATTGCCGCTGCAAAGCGCTGA
- a CDS encoding sugar transferase, translating to MSIARVPVEAAPADVTAHHHGRGRRAVELVSVTLALPLLVPLLVLVALAVATTSRGPVLYRQRRVGLGGHEFEILKFRTMRADAERHASALFAARNDAAGPLHKLHDDPRVTRVGRVLRRLSLDELPQLWNVVTGTMALVGPRPALPHEVAVFTPRDHGRHRVRPGMTGLAQVSGRSDLSWEEAVALDLHYVAHRSLRLDLGILLRTLPAVLRGRGAY from the coding sequence ATGAGCATCGCTCGCGTGCCCGTCGAGGCCGCTCCCGCCGACGTCACCGCCCATCATCACGGTCGCGGACGCCGCGCCGTCGAGCTGGTCTCCGTGACGCTCGCGCTCCCTCTCCTCGTGCCCCTCCTCGTGCTGGTCGCGCTGGCCGTCGCGACGACGAGCCGCGGACCGGTCCTCTACCGGCAGCGGCGGGTCGGCCTCGGAGGCCACGAGTTCGAGATCCTGAAGTTCCGCACGATGCGCGCCGACGCCGAGAGGCACGCCTCGGCGCTCTTCGCCGCGCGCAACGATGCCGCCGGCCCGCTGCACAAGCTGCACGACGACCCGCGGGTGACCCGGGTCGGTCGCGTGCTGCGGCGGCTCTCCCTCGACGAGCTGCCCCAGCTGTGGAACGTGGTCACCGGCACCATGGCGCTCGTCGGACCGCGCCCCGCCCTTCCGCACGAGGTCGCCGTCTTCACGCCCCGCGACCACGGCCGGCACCGCGTCCGGCCCGGCATGACCGGCCTGGCGCAGGTCAGCGGCCGCAGCGACCTCTCGTGGGAGGAAGCCGTCGCGCTCGACCTCCACTACGTCGCCCACCGGTCGCTGCGGCTCGACCTCGGGATCCTCCTCCGCACCCTGCCGGCCGTTCTTCGCGGCCGTGGCGCGTACTGA
- a CDS encoding glycosyltransferase — MSHRVLHVVESLTGVLSSVLAMVEVTPDLDHHLAVWPLRSHADTGDDLAPFTTVTTLARQPIHAVGDLRQLVRRLAPDRLHAHSSYAGVVSRVVDPGVEVVYSPHCFAFERRDAGRAANDLARRVERALVRRTSVLVACSPHEAGLARELGHRDVVTVPNRPLDRPLDRPDVRARFALPLRVVAAGRLCPQKDWRYLLTVKGYLEEVLGGRVEWEWLGGGDPVAEDALRARDVHVTGWMPRTDVVKRLAEAQVFVHTAAWEGAPISILEATSVGLPVAARGIPTLVSLGVPGTTPTAADLAGRILALADPDAWAAEQRRSLLFAAAHSPELQEERLRTAYRLARAELVLS, encoded by the coding sequence ATGTCCCATCGTGTGCTCCACGTCGTCGAGTCCCTCACCGGCGTGCTCTCGTCGGTCCTCGCGATGGTCGAGGTCACTCCCGACCTCGACCACCACCTGGCCGTCTGGCCGCTGCGGTCGCACGCCGACACCGGCGACGACCTGGCTCCCTTCACCACCGTGACCACCCTCGCGCGCCAGCCGATCCACGCGGTCGGCGACCTGCGGCAGCTCGTCCGCCGCCTTGCGCCCGACCGGCTGCACGCCCACTCGTCGTACGCCGGGGTCGTCTCGCGCGTCGTCGACCCGGGCGTCGAGGTCGTCTACAGCCCGCACTGCTTCGCGTTCGAGCGCCGCGACGCCGGCCGCGCGGCCAACGACCTCGCGCGCCGCGTGGAGAGGGCGCTGGTACGCCGTACGTCCGTGCTCGTCGCGTGCTCGCCCCACGAGGCGGGGCTCGCGCGCGAGCTCGGGCACCGCGACGTCGTGACGGTGCCCAACCGCCCGCTCGACCGCCCCCTCGACCGGCCGGACGTCCGGGCGCGGTTCGCCCTGCCGCTCCGCGTGGTCGCCGCCGGCCGGCTCTGCCCGCAGAAGGACTGGCGCTACCTGCTCACCGTGAAGGGGTACCTCGAGGAGGTCCTCGGCGGCCGCGTCGAGTGGGAGTGGCTCGGCGGCGGCGATCCCGTCGCCGAGGACGCCCTGCGCGCCCGCGACGTGCACGTGACCGGCTGGATGCCCCGCACCGACGTGGTCAAGCGGCTCGCCGAGGCCCAGGTCTTCGTGCACACCGCCGCCTGGGAGGGCGCGCCCATCAGCATCCTCGAGGCCACCTCGGTCGGACTCCCGGTCGCTGCGCGGGGGATCCCGACCCTCGTCAGCCTCGGCGTGCCGGGCACGACCCCGACCGCCGCCGACCTCGCCGGCCGGATCCTCGCGCTCGCCGACCCGGACGCCTGGGCGGCCGAGCAGCGGCGATCGCTTCTCTTCGCCGCGGCTCACTCGCCCGAGCTCCAGGAGGAGCGGCTCCGCACCGCCTACCGGCTCGCCCGTGCCGAGCTCGTTCTCAGTTAG
- a CDS encoding polysaccharide biosynthesis tyrosine autokinase: protein MTTTMVAPIEETDPGPAAVRGGLRSLAALLWRRKWTVVIVFALVANAVAAGLILADREYTASARIAATPQADLVSSPASYDDLLGTVADVAESRPLLEQVAERVDGLSVDQLRDEVDGEVVPGTVIVHVAVTDTDATRAAEIANVIVELLPTLDPSNGTFDYHVTENAVVPDEFTSPDIPLTVLAGLVLAAVLAVVTAAIADRSFRTVTEPEEAEQVTETAILGVIPRPAETEGTLAATDYWAEEFQAVRALRVAIEFTSAEDPTRLLVVTSASAADPWAGWTEVNLAVALAEAGHRVLVVNTDRDDGHVHPALALHGEPGLYDVLAGESDLADTVQPGPVEGVDVLPLGDAHLAAPSLMEMRFRGFLEDTEDAYDVVIAHAAPVSASEDARIMAIHGAVLLVVPAGSVHPRFVRRAAEHLRSVRLRVLGSVLIGVRPTRRPRRPRGA, encoded by the coding sequence ATGACGACGACCATGGTTGCCCCGATCGAGGAGACCGATCCCGGTCCGGCCGCGGTGCGCGGAGGCCTGCGCTCGCTCGCCGCGCTGCTGTGGCGCCGCAAGTGGACGGTGGTGATCGTGTTCGCCCTGGTGGCCAACGCGGTCGCCGCCGGGCTGATCCTGGCCGACCGGGAGTACACCGCGTCGGCGCGGATCGCTGCGACGCCGCAGGCCGACCTCGTCTCCTCGCCCGCCAGCTACGACGACCTGCTCGGGACCGTTGCCGACGTGGCGGAGTCCCGGCCCCTCCTCGAGCAGGTCGCGGAACGGGTCGACGGGCTCTCCGTCGACCAGCTGCGCGACGAGGTCGACGGCGAGGTGGTGCCCGGGACCGTGATCGTCCACGTGGCCGTCACCGACACCGACGCGACCCGGGCCGCCGAGATCGCCAACGTGATCGTCGAGCTGCTCCCGACCCTCGACCCGAGCAACGGGACGTTCGACTACCACGTGACCGAGAACGCCGTCGTGCCCGACGAGTTCACCTCGCCCGACATCCCGCTGACCGTCCTCGCCGGCCTGGTGCTGGCCGCGGTGCTGGCCGTCGTCACCGCGGCGATCGCCGATCGCTCGTTCCGCACGGTGACGGAGCCGGAGGAGGCGGAGCAGGTGACGGAGACCGCGATCCTCGGCGTCATCCCGCGGCCGGCGGAGACCGAAGGCACGCTCGCCGCGACCGACTACTGGGCCGAGGAGTTCCAGGCCGTGCGCGCGCTGCGCGTGGCCATCGAGTTCACCAGCGCCGAGGACCCGACGCGGCTGCTCGTCGTGACGTCCGCGAGCGCGGCGGATCCCTGGGCCGGATGGACCGAGGTCAACCTCGCCGTCGCCCTGGCCGAGGCCGGTCACCGGGTGCTCGTGGTCAACACCGACCGGGACGACGGCCACGTCCACCCGGCGCTCGCGCTGCACGGCGAGCCGGGCCTCTACGACGTGCTCGCCGGCGAGAGCGACCTCGCCGACACCGTGCAGCCGGGACCCGTGGAGGGCGTCGACGTCCTCCCGCTCGGCGACGCCCACCTCGCGGCCCCGAGCCTGATGGAGATGCGGTTCCGCGGGTTCCTCGAGGACACCGAGGACGCCTACGACGTCGTCATCGCGCATGCCGCGCCCGTGTCCGCGTCCGAGGACGCGCGGATCATGGCGATCCACGGTGCGGTGCTCCTCGTCGTCCCCGCCGGTTCCGTCCATCCCCGTTTCGTACGCCGGGCCGCGGAGCACCTGCGCAGCGTCCGGCTCCGCGTGCTCGGCAGCGTGCTCATCGGCGTCCGGCCCACGCGTCGCCCGCGCCGCCCGCGGGGAGCGTGA